The Candidatus Baltobacteraceae bacterium genome has a window encoding:
- a CDS encoding D-alanyl-D-alanine carboxypeptidase, with protein sequence MHGLLLAISLFSVMHQPRYAHATWGLRVLDGSKVLLNVNSSKQLFIGSVRKVFTLGELLDAVGPNKTYDTPVYRTGPIVKGVLHGNLILVASGDLTMGGRTNPDGSIAISNWDHNEADSLGNAVLTPPNPLAGYAKLAQQVRSAGIRRVTGEIIVDDRLFKPFDFRGEFRVAPIFVNDDAVDVSITPGGTPGSPAQMATRPVSAALHVANELRVGAPGSKDTLKIGPEFPACIGAPNCNVAVTGSLPSTFVPPLTGTPQLVRMVRIVQPGNYARTVFIEQLGAAGVRVDARNVEPNPVALLPLRGSYLATSQVARLNGLPESDNAKLVLKISYNIGADTSLVLWGLTKHVDSMPNALVAERKNLAARFGIPSSQYHFVDGSGGGDSSASGGAVIQMLQALQRRPAFSTLYNALPILGVDGSLAFVKDFAKDPTLAGAAGNVHAKTGTWVDADASGRPVLKGQAFAGYITTKSGRHLTYEVVVNNVAITGIPDVVHVFQDEGTISAMLWRDY encoded by the coding sequence ATGCACGGACTATTATTGGCGATTTCCTTATTTTCCGTTATGCATCAGCCGCGTTACGCACATGCGACGTGGGGGCTGCGCGTGCTCGACGGCTCGAAGGTGCTCCTCAACGTCAACTCGAGCAAACAGCTCTTCATCGGGTCGGTGCGCAAGGTGTTCACGCTCGGCGAGCTGCTCGACGCGGTCGGCCCCAACAAAACCTACGACACGCCGGTCTATCGCACGGGCCCGATCGTAAAAGGCGTGCTGCACGGCAATCTGATCCTCGTCGCGTCGGGCGATCTGACGATGGGCGGCCGCACCAATCCCGACGGCTCGATCGCGATCAGCAACTGGGATCACAACGAAGCCGATAGTCTGGGCAACGCCGTGCTTACGCCGCCGAACCCGCTAGCGGGCTATGCGAAGCTCGCCCAGCAAGTGCGCAGCGCCGGCATTCGCCGCGTCACCGGCGAGATCATCGTCGATGACCGGCTCTTCAAACCGTTCGACTTTCGGGGCGAGTTTCGCGTTGCGCCGATCTTCGTCAACGACGACGCGGTCGACGTTTCGATCACCCCCGGCGGCACGCCGGGCAGCCCGGCACAGATGGCGACGCGACCGGTCTCCGCGGCGCTGCACGTCGCGAACGAGCTGCGCGTCGGCGCGCCCGGATCGAAAGATACGCTCAAGATCGGGCCCGAGTTTCCCGCCTGCATCGGCGCGCCGAACTGCAACGTTGCCGTGACCGGGTCGCTTCCGAGCACCTTCGTTCCGCCGCTCACCGGTACGCCGCAGCTCGTGCGGATGGTGCGCATCGTGCAACCCGGCAACTACGCGCGCACGGTCTTCATCGAGCAGCTCGGCGCCGCCGGCGTGCGCGTCGACGCGCGCAACGTCGAGCCGAATCCCGTTGCGCTGCTGCCGCTGCGAGGGTCGTACCTCGCAACGAGTCAAGTCGCACGGCTCAACGGCCTGCCGGAGTCCGACAACGCGAAGCTGGTGCTGAAGATCAGCTACAACATCGGCGCCGACACGAGCCTCGTGCTGTGGGGACTCACCAAGCACGTCGACTCGATGCCCAACGCGCTCGTCGCGGAACGCAAGAATCTCGCAGCGCGATTCGGCATTCCGAGCAGTCAATATCACTTCGTCGACGGCAGCGGCGGCGGCGACTCGTCGGCAAGCGGCGGCGCCGTGATCCAGATGCTGCAGGCACTGCAGCGCCGCCCGGCGTTTTCCACGCTCTATAACGCTCTGCCGATTCTCGGCGTCGACGGATCGCTCGCCTTCGTCAAAGACTTTGCAAAGGATCCGACGCTCGCCGGCGCTGCCGGCAACGTGCACGCGAAAACCGGAACGTGGGTCGACGCCGACGCGTCGGGACGCCCGGTCCTCAAAGGCCAAGCCTTCGCCGGTTACATCACGACCAAGAGCGGCCGACACTTAACGTATGAGGTCGTCGTTAATAACGTCGCCATCACCGGTATTCCCGACGTCGTTCACGTTTTCCAAGACGAAGGCACGATCTCTGCCATGCTCTGGCGCGACTATTAG
- a CDS encoding SAM-dependent methyltransferase, protein MQKAQVASGSLCAVGIGIRAPLQTTNETAERIARADKVFSLVADPVAELWLTNLNANTESLSVLYRTGVERSRTYAQMVDRILDAVRDGLRVCAVSYGHPGVAAYPLHESVRRARGEGFAAEMLAAVSAEDCLFADLGIDPIHGGCRSYEATDFLVFGRAADPASNLVLWQIGAIAELSYQTSRDAWNPHGLAVLTDVLLQTYPAEHEVVVYEAARFAACAPKIMRVPLAHLTRAGVTPLSTLFVPPCELSTVDQTMLRRLRMHA, encoded by the coding sequence GTGCAAAAAGCCCAAGTAGCGAGCGGTTCGCTATGTGCCGTCGGTATCGGGATTCGCGCGCCCTTGCAAACCACCAACGAGACCGCGGAGCGCATCGCACGGGCCGATAAAGTCTTTTCACTCGTCGCCGATCCGGTTGCGGAACTGTGGCTGACGAACCTCAACGCGAACACCGAGTCGCTCTCGGTTCTGTATCGTACCGGAGTCGAGCGCAGTCGTACCTACGCCCAGATGGTGGATCGCATCCTCGATGCGGTTCGTGACGGGTTGCGCGTGTGCGCGGTATCGTACGGCCACCCCGGCGTCGCAGCCTATCCGCTGCACGAATCCGTCAGGCGTGCGCGCGGTGAAGGCTTTGCCGCCGAGATGCTCGCCGCCGTTTCCGCCGAGGATTGTCTGTTCGCCGACTTGGGCATCGATCCGATTCACGGCGGCTGCCGCAGCTACGAAGCCACGGACTTTCTGGTGTTCGGGCGCGCAGCCGATCCCGCGAGCAACCTGGTGCTCTGGCAGATCGGTGCGATCGCCGAACTGTCGTACCAAACCAGTCGCGACGCGTGGAATCCGCACGGCTTAGCGGTGCTGACCGACGTGCTGCTGCAAACCTATCCGGCGGAGCACGAAGTCGTGGTGTACGAGGCGGCGCGCTTTGCGGCGTGCGCGCCGAAGATCATGCGCGTGCCGCTTGCGCATCTAACGCGAGCCGGCGTCACGCCGCTGAGCACGCTTTTCGTGCCCCCGTGCGAGCTTTCCACCGTCGACCAAACGATGCTGCGCCGATTGCGGATGCACGCATGA
- a CDS encoding PDZ domain-containing protein, with protein MNRLLRIAVVLVVGVWMLGTAAPHVACVWSACPSIGLTPNFDGVVGAVDDGSPAAKASIQPGDRIAVPIPRDLYRDPPVTVTFGVIHNGVTRTVTLVPEAQWLGVDLRLLALSASYLLFLVVGSAVLLMRPSAMTWIFYLYCVVRRFGDLGLYLPGPDDWYWANYFLLAAIGGAGCPLVAMFALRFPNDRMDGWRKPVNAVAVVLAIVLPIAWFSIFWQLNGRGLPVGTAEARLAFFTSILYLGAAAIFVVTLLRSHGDERQRIRWILVFPIVLVMRVIAIDLPYGLPEWYSGFLTALGALIPLTVAYAIIRRRVFDIEFAISRAVIYGAITSIVAGTFILLDWVMSAQFSQSRLTLTAEIIVALALGSWLNMLHKSVDRFVDGTFFRARHLSEKRLSRAASAVMRAETHEAVDRFLVHEPVEALKLTSAALFHRAGDEPRFLRDMSVGWNDADVTELTGDDPLVLHLLAEGEPVRLADVAWSTGSMPSVGHAVLATPVMLRDELVTIVLYGPHRNGADIDPDEVRSLTHLTQSAGASYDHIDARALREELEALLLQCQIKDRELAALRTKAGSIA; from the coding sequence ATGAACCGGTTGCTGCGCATCGCCGTGGTCCTCGTCGTGGGTGTCTGGATGCTCGGGACGGCGGCACCGCACGTGGCGTGCGTGTGGAGCGCGTGTCCGTCGATCGGCCTTACGCCCAACTTCGACGGCGTGGTAGGCGCCGTCGACGACGGATCGCCCGCGGCCAAAGCGTCGATACAGCCGGGCGATCGTATCGCGGTTCCGATTCCGCGCGACCTCTATCGCGATCCGCCGGTGACGGTAACGTTCGGCGTGATTCACAACGGCGTCACGCGCACGGTTACGCTCGTGCCGGAGGCGCAGTGGCTCGGCGTCGACCTTCGCCTGCTCGCGCTCAGCGCATCGTACCTCCTGTTTTTGGTGGTCGGGTCTGCGGTGCTCTTGATGCGCCCGAGCGCGATGACGTGGATATTCTACTTGTATTGCGTCGTGCGGCGCTTCGGCGACCTCGGCCTGTATTTGCCGGGGCCGGACGACTGGTATTGGGCAAACTACTTTCTGCTGGCCGCCATCGGCGGCGCCGGTTGTCCGCTGGTTGCCATGTTCGCGCTGCGCTTTCCCAACGATCGGATGGACGGCTGGCGCAAACCGGTCAACGCCGTTGCCGTCGTATTGGCGATCGTGCTGCCGATCGCGTGGTTTTCGATTTTTTGGCAGTTGAACGGGCGGGGCTTGCCGGTGGGGACCGCAGAAGCGCGGCTCGCGTTCTTTACGTCGATCCTATACCTCGGCGCTGCGGCGATCTTCGTCGTGACCTTGCTGCGCAGTCACGGCGACGAACGCCAGCGGATTCGCTGGATCCTCGTGTTTCCGATCGTGCTGGTCATGCGCGTGATTGCCATCGATTTGCCCTACGGACTGCCGGAATGGTATTCGGGTTTCTTGACCGCACTCGGCGCGCTGATTCCACTGACGGTCGCCTATGCGATTATCCGGCGGCGCGTCTTCGATATCGAGTTTGCGATTAGCCGCGCGGTCATTTACGGCGCGATCACGTCGATCGTTGCGGGAACGTTTATTCTGCTGGACTGGGTCATGTCGGCGCAGTTCAGCCAGTCGCGGCTGACCTTGACGGCGGAGATCATCGTGGCGCTGGCGTTGGGATCGTGGCTGAACATGCTGCACAAAAGCGTCGACCGGTTCGTGGACGGCACGTTCTTTCGTGCGCGGCACCTGTCTGAGAAGCGTTTATCGCGCGCCGCCTCAGCGGTAATGCGCGCGGAAACGCACGAGGCGGTTGACCGGTTTCTCGTTCACGAACCGGTCGAAGCGCTGAAGCTAACGTCGGCCGCGCTCTTCCATCGCGCCGGCGACGAACCGCGTTTCCTGCGCGACATGTCGGTGGGCTGGAACGACGCCGACGTGACCGAGCTGACCGGCGACGATCCGCTCGTGCTGCATTTGCTGGCCGAAGGCGAGCCCGTGCGCCTGGCCGACGTCGCGTGGTCGACGGGCAGTATGCCTAGCGTCGGTCATGCCGTACTGGCGACGCCGGTGATGCTGCGCGATGAGCTGGTGACGATCGTCCTCTACGGACCGCACCGTAACGGCGCCGACATCGATCCCGACGAAGTGCGCAGCCTCACGCACCTCACGCAAAGTGCGGGCGCGTCGTACGATCACATCGACGCGCGCGCCTTGCGCGAGGAGCTCGAGGCGCTACTGCTGCAGTGCCAGATCAAGGATCGCGAGCTGGCGGCGCTGCGAACGAAGGCGGGCTCGATCGCCTAG